From Deinococcus sp. KSM4-11, a single genomic window includes:
- a CDS encoding helix-turn-helix domain-containing protein encodes MRFRHHAPHPRLRDLVQGYWELEDMLLAWPEQNFNLPERTLRLMFSSETALLGPSLDALRPISPVVLTPFSIQPQRTAGRGRLRALVAELYPWGARQLLGWTAQMVPDALDTALSASAWGREVVALVQHGEWETAREALEEYLLLLADQSSEPGAGVQAARQIYQSFGKVRVAELAEELNLSPRTLERQFAQQVGVSAKTLARVVRFDEANIRIRTNPGVPMADLTFELGFFDQAHLIREFKALSSMTPGAFASIAARRRHRVDLDLLRVGGDQYLDLAVPPEFELGQA; translated from the coding sequence ATGCGCTTCCGGCACCACGCTCCCCACCCGCGTCTGCGCGACCTGGTGCAGGGCTACTGGGAGCTGGAGGACATGCTGCTGGCGTGGCCGGAACAGAACTTCAACCTTCCGGAGCGCACCCTGCGCCTGATGTTCTCTTCAGAAACAGCGCTGCTCGGGCCGAGTCTGGACGCACTGCGTCCCATCTCGCCCGTCGTGCTGACTCCATTCAGCATTCAACCTCAGCGCACGGCAGGACGGGGTCGGCTGCGCGCGCTGGTGGCCGAACTCTACCCCTGGGGCGCCCGGCAACTGCTGGGGTGGACTGCCCAGATGGTACCGGACGCGCTGGACACGGCCCTCAGCGCCAGCGCCTGGGGCCGCGAGGTGGTGGCGCTGGTGCAGCACGGCGAGTGGGAGACCGCCCGCGAGGCGCTTGAGGAGTATCTGCTCCTCCTTGCCGACCAGTCGAGCGAGCCGGGCGCAGGGGTGCAGGCGGCCCGCCAGATCTACCAGTCGTTCGGCAAGGTGCGGGTGGCGGAGCTGGCCGAGGAGCTGAACCTCAGCCCGCGCACCCTGGAGCGTCAGTTCGCGCAGCAGGTCGGGGTGAGCGCCAAGACGCTGGCCCGCGTGGTGCGCTTTGATGAGGCGAACATCCGGATTCGCACGAACCCGGGGGTACCGATGGCTGACCTGACCTTCGAGCTGGGCTTCTTCGACCAGGCGCACCTGATCCGTGAGTTCAAGGCCCTGTCCAGCATGACCCCCGGCGCCTTCGCCTCCATCGCCGCCCGAAGGCGGCACCGCGTCGACCTCGATCTGTTGCGGGTCGGCGGGGATCAGTACCTCGACCTGGCCGTGCCGCCCGAGTTCGAGCTGGGCCAGGCCTGA
- a CDS encoding NPCBM/NEW2 domain-containing protein, with protein MTEHNLASGSATGRTNKDIRASRWRQAAQVALGLLAMTACGHSDPAGPGGSSPGAAHLDTLTIDPGDNTLSNEPFVAVSNGWGPVERNRSNGETGAADGHPLTVDGVVYARGFGVHAASSMTFAVQGMCRTLTATIGIDDEVGSRGSVVFQVYGDGVKLYDSGLLTGASAARPLTVDISGRSELRLVVTDGGDGNAYDHADWAGTMLRSCTSAPGPVPVASGAALRLNTGGPAQTVDGTPWVACTAVTACSGYVTGGAASTPVPAPTITGVTPPANPTIYQSAWIAADTQALPAGSSAFKIRVPVANGRYQIRLHFAEWIKTAAGQRVFDVRLENSVVLDHFDVFREAGGAGRAVVRSFDVTVQDGAVDLDFLREVDTASLNALELQPLGLGWTNRAAAPSTLYEAQGAAVNGKLYVFGGFYTNLNGTKPAATRKAWVYDASADRWAPLRDIPDAVTHAGVAVNGTDIYLAGGFLGNHPGPQTDHVWRYDTLTDTWTALPPLPGARGAGALVLLGRDLHYFGGTERTSGGSYLRDDGDHWTLSLDAPTTWRSLAPLPVPRNHLGGVALGGLIYAVGGQHLGDEAHGDLTDVHAYDPATNTWRAVAPLPLPLGHITSSTVAWQQRVVVAGGVTLAKTSGAIEGAESDTMLSYDPVTNRWSTRTALPAVRQSPVADVIADRLVVTTGSNSAGPTNTTWQGQ; from the coding sequence ATGACGGAGCACAACCTGGCCTCCGGATCGGCAACAGGCCGCACGAATAAAGACATCAGGGCGTCACGGTGGCGACAGGCCGCGCAGGTGGCACTGGGTCTGCTGGCCATGACTGCCTGCGGCCACAGTGATCCTGCAGGGCCGGGTGGCAGCTCTCCGGGCGCCGCACACCTGGACACGCTGACGATCGATCCGGGCGACAACACGCTGAGTAATGAGCCGTTCGTCGCCGTCAGCAACGGCTGGGGCCCGGTGGAACGCAACCGGAGCAACGGCGAGACCGGCGCGGCCGACGGTCACCCGCTCACGGTCGACGGTGTGGTCTATGCCCGGGGATTCGGCGTCCATGCCGCCTCGTCCATGACCTTCGCGGTGCAGGGCATGTGCCGAACCCTCACAGCGACCATCGGGATCGACGATGAGGTCGGCTCCCGGGGGAGCGTGGTCTTCCAGGTCTACGGCGATGGCGTCAAGCTCTACGACAGCGGCCTGCTGACGGGAGCCAGTGCGGCGAGGCCGCTGACCGTGGACATCAGCGGCCGCTCTGAACTCCGGCTCGTGGTCACGGATGGGGGAGACGGCAACGCCTACGACCACGCCGACTGGGCGGGCACGATGTTGAGGTCGTGCACGTCGGCACCTGGCCCGGTGCCAGTCGCGTCCGGAGCGGCGCTGCGCCTGAATACCGGCGGGCCCGCCCAGACCGTCGATGGCACACCCTGGGTTGCCTGTACCGCCGTCACGGCGTGCTCCGGCTACGTGACCGGGGGCGCGGCGTCCACGCCCGTGCCGGCGCCGACCATCACCGGCGTGACGCCGCCGGCGAACCCGACCATCTACCAGTCGGCGTGGATCGCGGCCGACACTCAGGCACTTCCCGCCGGTTCGTCCGCCTTCAAGATTCGCGTTCCTGTGGCCAACGGGCGGTATCAGATCCGGCTGCACTTCGCGGAGTGGATCAAGACCGCTGCCGGGCAGCGGGTGTTCGATGTCCGGCTGGAGAACAGCGTCGTGCTCGACCATTTCGACGTGTTCAGGGAGGCGGGCGGGGCCGGGCGGGCGGTCGTGCGCTCCTTCGACGTCACCGTGCAGGACGGTGCGGTCGACCTCGACTTCCTCCGCGAGGTGGACACGGCGAGCCTGAATGCCCTGGAACTCCAGCCGCTGGGCCTCGGCTGGACGAACCGCGCCGCCGCCCCCAGCACGCTGTACGAGGCGCAGGGCGCGGCCGTGAATGGCAAGTTGTACGTGTTCGGCGGGTTCTACACGAATCTGAACGGCACGAAGCCGGCGGCCACCCGCAAGGCGTGGGTCTACGATGCCAGTGCGGATCGGTGGGCGCCACTGCGCGACATCCCGGACGCCGTCACGCACGCCGGAGTGGCCGTGAACGGCACGGACATCTACCTGGCCGGCGGCTTTCTGGGCAACCACCCTGGCCCGCAGACCGATCACGTGTGGCGGTACGACACGCTCACGGACACCTGGACGGCCCTGCCGCCCCTGCCAGGCGCAAGGGGCGCGGGCGCACTGGTGCTGCTGGGCCGTGACCTTCACTACTTCGGCGGCACCGAACGCACCTCTGGAGGCAGTTACCTGAGGGACGACGGCGACCACTGGACGCTCTCCCTGGACGCGCCGACCACGTGGCGTTCCCTGGCGCCACTGCCGGTGCCCCGCAACCACCTGGGCGGAGTGGCGCTGGGCGGTCTGATCTACGCGGTGGGGGGCCAGCACCTGGGGGATGAGGCGCACGGGGACCTGACGGACGTGCACGCCTACGATCCCGCCACCAATACGTGGCGGGCTGTGGCACCGCTGCCCTTGCCGCTGGGCCACATCACGTCCTCCACGGTCGCGTGGCAACAGCGGGTGGTCGTGGCGGGCGGCGTCACCCTGGCAAAGACCAGCGGCGCCATCGAGGGAGCGGAATCGGACACGATGCTGTCCTACGACCCGGTCACGAACCGCTGGTCAACCCGGACGGCGTTGCCGGCGGTGCGGCAGTCTCCCGTGGCCGACGTGATCGCCGACCGACTGGTCGTGACCACCGGCTCGAACTCGGCGGGCCCGACAAATACCACCTGGCAGGGCCAATAG
- a CDS encoding MarR family winged helix-turn-helix transcriptional regulator gives MTLHATTPSSVEHQTYLALQILALRLKDETEHLLKPEGLTSTQVNVLHILRGAGDDALTCGDIAGRLINKDPDVTRLLDRMEKLGLIERARSGHDRRVLLTRLSSQGRETVDRLDAPLMELHRRQFHHLPPKRLELLLELLGEAANSQGA, from the coding sequence ATGACGCTGCACGCCACAACCCCTTCCTCCGTTGAGCATCAGACGTACCTCGCCCTCCAGATCCTGGCGCTTCGCCTCAAGGACGAGACCGAACACCTGCTCAAACCCGAGGGGTTGACCAGCACCCAGGTCAATGTGCTGCACATCCTGAGGGGCGCGGGCGACGATGCCCTGACCTGCGGCGACATCGCCGGGCGCCTCATCAACAAGGATCCCGACGTCACCCGACTGCTCGACCGCATGGAAAAGCTCGGCCTGATCGAACGGGCGCGTAGTGGACATGACCGTCGCGTGCTGCTCACCCGCCTCTCCTCACAGGGCAGAGAGACCGTCGATCGCCTCGACGCTCCACTGATGGAGCTGCACCGGCGTCAGTTCCACCATCTGCCGCCCAAGCGGCTGGAATTGCTGCTTGAACTGCTCGGGGAGGCGGCAAATTCGCAGGGAGCCTGA